In Erigeron canadensis isolate Cc75 chromosome 7, C_canadensis_v1, whole genome shotgun sequence, one DNA window encodes the following:
- the LOC122608657 gene encoding histidine-containing phosphotransfer protein 1-like produces the protein MAAVTQLQRQFIEYATSLYNEGYLDDQFTQLQKLQDETNPDFVAEVVTLFFEDSEKLLNNLATALQQKIVDYKQVDSHVHQFKGSSSSIGAQRVTNMCVHFRNFCEEKNLEGCVRCLQQVKHEYILVRNKLEGLFNLERQILQAGGSIPIME, from the exons ATGGCTGCGGTTACTCAATTGCAAAGGCAGTTTATTGAGTACGCAACATCTCTGTATAATGAG GGATATCTGGATGATCAATTCACACAACTTCAGAAACTGCAAGATGAGACCAACCCAGACTTTGTGGCTGAAGTGGTGACTCTTTTCTTTGAAGATTCAGAAAAGCTGCTCAACAATTTGGCAACTGCTCT TCAACAGAAGATTGTGGATTATAAACAGGTTGATTCTCATGTTCACCAATTTAAGGGTAGCAGTTCCAG CATAGGGGCGCAGCGAGTCACGAATATGTGCGTTCACTTCAGAAACTTCTGTGAGGAGAAAAATCTTGAAGG GTGTGTGCGGTGTCTGCAGCAAGTAAAACATGAATACATTCTGGTTAGGAACAAACTCGAAGGATTGTTCAAT TTGGAGCGACAAATCTTGCAAGCAGGTGGATCAATCCCTATCATGGAATAG